In one Solanum lycopersicum chromosome 11, SLM_r2.1 genomic region, the following are encoded:
- the LOC101250560 gene encoding NAD(P)H-quinone oxidoreductase subunit O, chloroplastic isoform X4 translates to MAFSAAFSHTSFIYSSSFSQTRKNRINYSPFVIKAENSSSEPQENNEKPKSQAAAATTTSSSTTATATKPKKPVYSMKKGQIVRVEKEKYLNSINVSFVFFCYFTSICLLIIHLITKVWTTYMKTVVRYWIFVYSRQENMHLLDGSEYQLHQLGFQQRC, encoded by the exons ATGGCTTTCTCTGCTGCATTTTCACACACCTccttcatatattcatcatctttttcacaaacaagaaaaaataggaTTAATTATAGCCCTTTTGTTATTAAAGCAGAAAATAGTTCATCTGAACCACAAGAAAATAATGAGAAGCCAAAATCTcaagcagcagcagcaacaacaacttcTTCTAGTACAACAGCCACCGCAACAAAGCCTAAAAAACCGGTTTATTCTA TGAAGAAAGGTCAGATAGTCAGGGTGGAAAAGGAGAAGTATCTGAATAGCATCAATGtgagttttgtttttttttgctaCTTCACGAG TATTTGTCTGTTGATCATCCACCTTATTACAAAGGTCTGGACTACATATATGAAGACCGTGGTGAG GTATTGGATATTCGTATATTCGAGACAGGAGAATATGCACtt ATTGGATGGATCGGAATACCAACTGCACCAGCTTGGCTTCCAACAGAGATGCTAA
- the LOC101250560 gene encoding NAD(P)H-quinone oxidoreductase subunit O, chloroplastic isoform X3: MAFSAAFSHTSFIYSSSFSQTRKNRINYSPFVIKAENSSSEPQENNEKPKSQAAAATTTSSSTTATATKPKKPVYSMKKGQIVRVEKEKYLNSINYLSVDHPPYYKGLDYIYEDRGEVLDIRIFETGEYALIGWIGIPTAPAWLPTEMLIKSDKLDYERI, translated from the exons ATGGCTTTCTCTGCTGCATTTTCACACACCTccttcatatattcatcatctttttcacaaacaagaaaaaataggaTTAATTATAGCCCTTTTGTTATTAAAGCAGAAAATAGTTCATCTGAACCACAAGAAAATAATGAGAAGCCAAAATCTcaagcagcagcagcaacaacaacttcTTCTAGTACAACAGCCACCGCAACAAAGCCTAAAAAACCGGTTTATTCTA TGAAGAAAGGTCAGATAGTCAGGGTGGAAAAGGAGAAGTATCTGAATAGCATCAAT TATTTGTCTGTTGATCATCCACCTTATTACAAAGGTCTGGACTACATATATGAAGACCGTGGTGAG GTATTGGATATTCGTATATTCGAGACAGGAGAATATGCACtt ATTGGATGGATCGGAATACCAACTGCACCAGCTTGGCTTCCAACAGAGATGCTAATTAAG TCTGATAAGCTGGATTACGAGAGAATATAG
- the LOC101250560 gene encoding NAD(P)H-quinone oxidoreductase subunit O, chloroplastic isoform X1, with product MAFSAAFSHTSFIYSSSFSQTRKNRINYSPFVIKAENSSSEPQENNEKPKSQAAAATTTSSSTTATATKPKKPVYSTFLFWLAVKKGQIVRVEKEKYLNSINYLSVDHPPYYKGLDYIYEDRGEVLDIRIFETGEYALIGWIGIPTAPAWLPTEMLIKSDKLDYERI from the exons ATGGCTTTCTCTGCTGCATTTTCACACACCTccttcatatattcatcatctttttcacaaacaagaaaaaataggaTTAATTATAGCCCTTTTGTTATTAAAGCAGAAAATAGTTCATCTGAACCACAAGAAAATAATGAGAAGCCAAAATCTcaagcagcagcagcaacaacaacttcTTCTAGTACAACAGCCACCGCAACAAAGCCTAAAAAACCGGTTTATTCTA cttttttgttttggttggCAGTGAAGAAAGGTCAGATAGTCAGGGTGGAAAAGGAGAAGTATCTGAATAGCATCAAT TATTTGTCTGTTGATCATCCACCTTATTACAAAGGTCTGGACTACATATATGAAGACCGTGGTGAG GTATTGGATATTCGTATATTCGAGACAGGAGAATATGCACtt ATTGGATGGATCGGAATACCAACTGCACCAGCTTGGCTTCCAACAGAGATGCTAATTAAG TCTGATAAGCTGGATTACGAGAGAATATAG
- the LOC101250560 gene encoding NAD(P)H-quinone oxidoreductase subunit O, chloroplastic isoform X2: MAFSAAFSHTSFIYSSSFSQTRKNRINYSPFVIKAENSSSEPQENNEKPKSQAAAATTTSSSTTATATKPKKPVYSTFLFWLAVKKGQIVRVEKEKYLNSINVSFVFFCYFTSICLLIIHLITKVWTTYMKTVVRYWIFVYSRQENMHLLDGSEYQLHQLGFQQRC; encoded by the exons ATGGCTTTCTCTGCTGCATTTTCACACACCTccttcatatattcatcatctttttcacaaacaagaaaaaataggaTTAATTATAGCCCTTTTGTTATTAAAGCAGAAAATAGTTCATCTGAACCACAAGAAAATAATGAGAAGCCAAAATCTcaagcagcagcagcaacaacaacttcTTCTAGTACAACAGCCACCGCAACAAAGCCTAAAAAACCGGTTTATTCTA cttttttgttttggttggCAGTGAAGAAAGGTCAGATAGTCAGGGTGGAAAAGGAGAAGTATCTGAATAGCATCAATGtgagttttgtttttttttgctaCTTCACGAG TATTTGTCTGTTGATCATCCACCTTATTACAAAGGTCTGGACTACATATATGAAGACCGTGGTGAG GTATTGGATATTCGTATATTCGAGACAGGAGAATATGCACtt ATTGGATGGATCGGAATACCAACTGCACCAGCTTGGCTTCCAACAGAGATGCTAA